The following proteins are encoded in a genomic region of Corylus avellana chromosome ca4, CavTom2PMs-1.0:
- the LOC132178606 gene encoding uncharacterized protein LOC132178606 isoform X2: MEGAEEELERRSKFLSSLIQKKKATEQQEQHDSLNVRVRASDMPFPLQNRAFRCARDHLDSMPGKLDSKRIALALKKEFDSSYGPAWHCIVGTSFGSYVTHSTGGFLYFSIDKVYILLFKTAVEPLDH; encoded by the exons atggagGGAGCAGAGGAGGAGTTGGAGAGGCGGAGCAAGTTCCTCAGCAGTTTGATACAGAAGAAGAAAGCCACAGAGCAGCAAGAGCAGCATGACAGCCTCAACGTGCGCGTCAGAGCCTCTGACATGCCCTTTCCTTTGCAGAACCGTGCCTTTCGCTGCGCACGTGACCATCTCGACTCCATGCCCGGCAAGCTTGACAGCAAACGAATCGCCCTCGCGCTTAAAAAG GAATTTGATTCATCATATGGTCCAGCTTGGCACTGCATTGTGGGAACTAGCTTTGGCTCCTATGTCACACATTCCACAGGGGGCTTCTTGTATTTTTCAATTGACAAGGTTTACATCCTTCTCTTCAAGACTGCTGTTGAGCCTTTAGATCATTGA
- the LOC132178606 gene encoding uncharacterized protein LOC132178606 isoform X1, with translation MEGAEEELERRSKFLSSLIQKKKATEQQEQHDSLNVRVRASDMPFPLQNRAFRCARDHLDSMPGKLDSKRIALALKKEFDSSYGPAWHCIVGTSFGSYVTHSTGGFLYFSIDKCWRLLRNPESLAAKILKVKCYSPMILSVCPICGLEAETMGHILWS, from the exons atggagGGAGCAGAGGAGGAGTTGGAGAGGCGGAGCAAGTTCCTCAGCAGTTTGATACAGAAGAAGAAAGCCACAGAGCAGCAAGAGCAGCATGACAGCCTCAACGTGCGCGTCAGAGCCTCTGACATGCCCTTTCCTTTGCAGAACCGTGCCTTTCGCTGCGCACGTGACCATCTCGACTCCATGCCCGGCAAGCTTGACAGCAAACGAATCGCCCTCGCGCTTAAAAAG GAATTTGATTCATCATATGGTCCAGCTTGGCACTGCATTGTGGGAACTAGCTTTGGCTCCTATGTCACACATTCCACAGGGGGCTTCTTGTATTTTTCAATTGACAAG TGTTGGAGACTACTTCGGAACCCTGAGTCTTTGGCTGCCAAGATTCTAAAGGTAAAATGCTACTCCCCCATGATTCTATCAGTATGCCCTATATGTGGATTAGAGGCGGAGACTATGGGGCATATATTGTGGAGTTGA